A portion of the Cellulophaga algicola DSM 14237 genome contains these proteins:
- a CDS encoding tetratricopeptide repeat protein yields the protein MKKSYFKILIITCVLNGFGFVLNAQEVVKSDSYFEKAELLKDTDTDSAILLYKKSISYNRSTNDTTNLIKSLYELSNLYAHSLDYGNAYDGYWDALLLSEKKGDNFARAEIYQALGWLYLFYRRDNEAIKDFNHSIQLKKTLIEKNELKEYYLLSDYFSLINLFRTNGNNVMARKYIDSSIIIQKKFQTKSSYLDAEIGYQDAVDKKYDLAIDRLHKARTVFEKENPSYLIIINYLLGEVYYMMGDMTTSKKYFKTSLALTEVHTNHSNYKLVDQEALALISKNAKDYKSAFLHLEAANQLDKSIFGRQSKNNQHLFEINDRYRIQKEKEKELIKEQHITNLENEEKLWVLKSWLMVVVIFSILILSFLLIRNIRRKHTLEKQSLEEKRAVELQKANEILELKNNELTSSALQLIEKEEFIKKMKDTIGKSKENLDVPAINRIISSAQGSPTSNWKEFEARFTAINQSFYKNLKDNYPSLSQTDLKLCALVKLNFSSKEMSSLLGISIESVHTSRYRLRKKLNLERNDNLTEFIAEI from the coding sequence ATGAAGAAAAGCTATTTTAAAATACTGATAATTACATGTGTTTTAAACGGTTTTGGTTTTGTTCTTAACGCTCAAGAAGTTGTTAAGTCCGATTCATATTTTGAAAAAGCAGAACTATTAAAGGACACAGATACAGATAGCGCTATTCTTTTGTATAAGAAAAGTATATCTTATAATAGGAGTACAAATGATACTACCAATTTAATAAAAAGTTTATACGAATTATCTAATCTTTATGCGCATAGTTTAGATTATGGAAATGCCTATGATGGGTATTGGGATGCTTTATTATTATCCGAAAAAAAAGGAGATAATTTTGCACGCGCAGAAATTTATCAAGCTTTGGGTTGGTTGTATTTATTTTATAGGAGAGACAATGAAGCGATAAAAGACTTTAATCATTCCATACAGCTTAAAAAAACACTCATTGAAAAAAACGAGCTTAAAGAATACTATCTCCTCTCAGATTATTTCTCATTAATTAATTTGTTTAGAACCAATGGTAATAATGTAATGGCACGAAAATACATTGATAGTAGTATCATTATCCAGAAAAAATTTCAAACAAAATCTAGTTATTTAGATGCTGAAATTGGATATCAAGATGCCGTTGATAAAAAGTATGATTTAGCTATTGATCGACTACATAAAGCAAGAACAGTTTTTGAAAAGGAAAACCCATCTTACCTTATTATTATAAATTATTTATTGGGTGAGGTTTATTACATGATGGGAGATATGACCACTAGTAAAAAGTATTTTAAAACCTCATTGGCACTGACGGAAGTGCATACCAATCACTCCAACTACAAATTAGTGGACCAGGAAGCTTTGGCGTTAATAAGTAAGAATGCAAAAGATTATAAAAGTGCATTTCTTCATTTAGAGGCAGCAAACCAATTGGACAAATCTATTTTTGGTAGGCAAAGTAAAAACAATCAACATCTTTTTGAAATTAATGACCGCTACAGAATTCAAAAAGAAAAAGAAAAAGAGCTTATAAAAGAACAGCATATAACCAACTTAGAAAATGAAGAAAAGCTTTGGGTGCTAAAGTCATGGCTTATGGTTGTGGTAATTTTTTCAATTTTAATTCTGAGTTTTCTTTTGATTAGAAATATCAGGCGTAAACATACCTTAGAGAAACAATCGTTGGAAGAAAAAAGAGCGGTTGAACTGCAAAAAGCGAATGAAATTTTAGAGCTAAAAAATAATGAGTTAACATCTTCTGCTTTGCAATTAATAGAGAAAGAAGAGTTTATTAAAAAGATGAAGGATACTATAGGGAAGAGTAAAGAAAACCTAGATGTGCCAGCAATCAATAGAATCATTAGTTCTGCTCAGGGGAGTCCAACTAGTAACTGGAAAGAATTTGAAGCTAGGTTTACAGCTATCAACCAAAGTTTTTATAAAAATTTAAAGGACAACTACCCCTCTTTGAGTCAGACAGATCTTAAATTGTGCGCATTAGTAAAGCTTAATTTCTCCAGTAAGGAAATGTCTTCCTTATTAGGGATCTCTATAGAAAGTGTCCATACTTCACGTTATCGTCTAAGAAAAAAACTAAACCTAGAACGCAATGACAACCTTACTGAGTTTATTGCTGAAATTTAA